From Gordonia crocea, the proteins below share one genomic window:
- a CDS encoding NUDIX hydrolase yields MRGDGDGWVFDPDGSRYWGRHGAAGLLLRAPLPDGGVGILLQHRAVWSHQGGTWALPGGARDSHESVVDTAIREADEEAGIGHHDLTVRQQLVTAESVSGWTYTTVIADVAEPVRTVANGESTELRWVRTEDVDSLPLHPGFARSWPLLRDQLTALA; encoded by the coding sequence GTGCGCGGAGACGGCGACGGGTGGGTGTTCGATCCCGACGGTTCGCGGTATTGGGGCCGTCACGGCGCGGCGGGTCTGCTGCTGCGCGCCCCGCTGCCCGACGGCGGCGTCGGGATCCTGTTGCAGCACCGGGCCGTCTGGTCCCACCAGGGCGGAACCTGGGCGTTGCCCGGCGGCGCGCGCGACTCCCACGAGAGCGTGGTCGACACGGCGATCCGCGAGGCCGACGAGGAGGCCGGCATCGGCCACCACGACCTCACGGTGCGCCAGCAGCTGGTCACCGCGGAATCGGTCAGCGGGTGGACCTATACGACGGTGATCGCCGATGTTGCCGAGCCGGTGCGCACGGTGGCCAACGGCGAATCCACCGAACTACGCTGGGTGCGAACCGAAGACGTCGATTCCCTGCCGCTGCATCCCGGGTTCGCCCGTAGTTGGCCGTTGCTGCGCGACCAATTGACCGCGCTGGCCTGA
- a CDS encoding MbtH family protein, with protein MTNPFDDADGRFYVLVNDENQHSLWPTFADIPAGWTKVFGEDSREACLAYVEENWTDLRPKSLIEAMEADAQRED; from the coding sequence ATGACCAACCCGTTCGACGATGCAGACGGCCGCTTCTACGTTCTGGTCAACGACGAGAACCAGCACTCGCTGTGGCCGACATTCGCCGATATCCCGGCGGGATGGACGAAGGTGTTCGGCGAGGACAGCCGCGAGGCCTGCTTGGCCTATGTCGAGGAGAACTGGACCGACCTGCGCCCGAAGAGCCTGATCGAGGCCATGGAGGCCGACGCCCAGCGCGAGGACTGA
- a CDS encoding haloacid dehalogenase type II: MTPTPSALLFDLQGTTADFYTPVVRALHAAFPASEYPGVDHDDLLARWRAGYFDQTGAEAADDDWISVHAVYRTTLDEVLAEAGLVADDDLGEELTTTWQHLEPWPDSIEGLTRLRTRFTTATLSNADVAAAVRITKGAGLPFDAVFTAEMAGAFKPDPRAYLTAARYLDTAPARIMMVACHKYDLRAAATLGMTSAFVARPAEFGPSGSPDTDPDPGFTLNATDFIDLAEQLGC, translated from the coding sequence GTGACCCCCACCCCGTCGGCGCTCCTCTTCGACCTCCAAGGAACGACCGCAGATTTCTACACCCCGGTGGTCCGCGCGCTGCACGCCGCCTTTCCCGCGTCCGAGTACCCGGGGGTCGACCACGACGATCTGTTGGCGCGATGGCGCGCGGGCTACTTCGACCAGACCGGTGCAGAGGCGGCCGACGACGACTGGATCAGCGTGCACGCGGTCTACCGGACGACGCTGGACGAGGTCCTCGCCGAGGCGGGCCTCGTCGCCGACGACGACCTGGGTGAGGAGCTGACCACCACCTGGCAGCACTTGGAGCCGTGGCCGGACTCGATCGAGGGACTGACCCGGCTGCGCACGCGGTTCACCACCGCCACCCTGTCCAACGCCGATGTCGCCGCCGCGGTGCGCATCACCAAGGGCGCGGGGTTGCCGTTCGACGCCGTCTTCACCGCCGAGATGGCCGGCGCGTTCAAACCCGACCCCCGCGCCTACCTCACCGCCGCCCGCTACCTCGACACGGCGCCGGCCCGCATCATGATGGTCGCCTGCCACAAATACGACCTGCGCGCCGCCGCCACACTCGGCATGACCAGCGCCTTCGTCGCCCGCCCCGCCGAGTTCGGACCGTCCGGATCCCCCGACACCGACCCCGACCCCGGATTCACCCTCAACGCAACCGACTTCATCGACCTCGCCGAGCAACTCGGCTGCTGA
- a CDS encoding DUF222 domain-containing protein, producing MGNPDVPSFDLPGFDLPESPVELVALLGATVQRLGSAVWAAETEDDLLVAARGLESARHAQLGVDAQLFTEISDRSAYARDGFTHPILWLAKGLRLGRSEAKRRARRAEKIARLTGMTGETMAPKFPATAAAVAAGTISGAHVDEIADVMRRVPCVVPEDVVARVEEDLAAMATTLTPQELRKAGIALLNYLDPDGALSEERDRSRNRSLSLGAQDIRLMSKLTANLTPTVRAKFELILANWAAPGMNNPDDDPSLRLTGSAADLDTADEVVAERVAQARRRDHRSPEQRNHDALEAMCDFITSRGGLGMGKKIPGQFIVTASIADLKAGCGTALTSTGTLIPVGELVEVAARLDPSLVVFRDHTREVLYYGRARRSATFAQRCALFARDRGDSHPDSDTPFIYTQAHHLPDWAKGGQTDIDKLTATSGRNNRAVGDQPRQWETVYRTSGPHTGCVGWRLRDHPGPPGVLRVNGAHHPDDLARDTIRRIRGSRGKGSAHADPPTDTAASPIETRYCSRLGYTEL from the coding sequence ATGGGCAATCCCGATGTTCCGAGTTTTGATCTGCCGGGTTTTGATCTGCCCGAGTCGCCGGTGGAGTTGGTGGCGTTGCTGGGTGCGACGGTGCAGCGGTTGGGGTCGGCGGTGTGGGCCGCGGAGACCGAGGATGATTTGCTGGTCGCCGCCCGTGGTCTCGAGTCGGCTCGCCATGCCCAGCTTGGGGTGGATGCGCAGTTGTTCACCGAGATCAGCGACCGCAGCGCGTATGCCCGGGATGGATTCACCCATCCGATTCTGTGGTTGGCCAAGGGGCTGCGGTTGGGGCGCAGCGAGGCCAAGCGGCGTGCCCGGCGGGCGGAGAAGATTGCCCGGCTGACCGGGATGACCGGTGAGACGATGGCGCCGAAGTTTCCGGCGACCGCGGCGGCGGTGGCCGCCGGAACGATCTCGGGTGCCCATGTCGACGAGATCGCCGACGTGATGCGCCGGGTGCCTTGTGTCGTGCCGGAAGACGTGGTCGCCCGTGTTGAGGAAGACCTGGCCGCGATGGCGACGACGCTGACCCCGCAAGAACTGCGCAAGGCGGGAATCGCCTTGTTGAACTATCTGGACCCCGACGGGGCGTTGTCGGAGGAACGGGATCGCAGTCGGAATCGGAGCCTGTCGCTCGGGGCGCAGGACATCCGGTTGATGTCGAAGCTGACCGCGAACCTCACGCCGACGGTGCGGGCGAAGTTCGAGTTGATCCTGGCGAACTGGGCCGCGCCGGGAATGAACAATCCCGACGATGACCCCTCGCTGCGGCTGACCGGTTCGGCCGCCGACCTCGACACCGCCGATGAGGTGGTTGCCGAGCGGGTGGCGCAGGCGCGGCGGCGTGATCATCGCAGTCCCGAGCAGCGCAATCATGACGCGTTGGAGGCGATGTGTGATTTCATCACCAGCCGCGGTGGTTTGGGCATGGGGAAGAAGATTCCCGGACAGTTCATTGTGACTGCGAGCATCGCGGATTTGAAGGCCGGTTGCGGTACCGCCCTGACCTCGACGGGAACACTGATCCCGGTCGGCGAGCTGGTCGAGGTGGCCGCCCGGTTGGATCCGTCGCTGGTGGTGTTTCGCGATCACACCCGCGAGGTCCTCTACTACGGACGGGCGCGGCGGTCGGCGACATTCGCCCAGCGTTGCGCGTTGTTCGCCCGTGACCGCGGTGATTCCCATCCCGATTCGGATACCCCGTTCATCTATACGCAGGCCCACCATCTGCCCGATTGGGCCAAGGGCGGGCAAACCGACATCGACAAACTCACCGCGACCAGCGGCCGCAACAACCGGGCCGTCGGCGACCAGCCGCGCCAGTGGGAGACGGTCTACCGGACCAGCGGCCCCCACACCGGCTGCGTCGGCTGGCGGCTGCGTGACCATCCCGGCCCGCCAGGAGTGTTGCGCGTCAACGGCGCCCATCACCCCGACGATCTGGCCCGCGACACCATCCGCCGGATCCGCGGCAGCCGGGGCAAAGGGTCCGCCCACGCCGACCCGCCCACCGATACCGCTGCCTCGCCGATCGAAACCCGGTACTGCAGCCGCCTGGGCTACACCGAACTCTGA
- the thiE gene encoding thiamine phosphate synthase codes for MNRRERLAAASLYLCTDARRERGDLLEFVGAALDGGVDIVQLRDKGSAGEREFGALEAGPELEILAQLKVLTERAGALLAVNDRADIAVAADADVLHVGQDDLPAATARRLIGEDVVLGLSTHDDAQVAAAAADPLIDYFCVGPCWSTPTKPGRPGTGLDLVRHAASLTTDHPWFAIGGIDLARAPEAVAAGARRIVVVRAITGADDPRAAAAALRAVTLTAGGQSSV; via the coding sequence ATGAACCGCCGAGAACGCCTGGCCGCCGCCTCCCTGTATCTGTGCACCGATGCGCGGCGAGAGCGGGGGGACCTGCTCGAGTTCGTGGGTGCCGCCCTCGACGGCGGCGTTGACATCGTGCAGCTGCGCGACAAGGGGTCTGCGGGGGAACGCGAGTTCGGGGCCCTCGAGGCGGGACCGGAGCTCGAGATCCTCGCGCAGCTGAAGGTGCTGACCGAGCGGGCCGGGGCGTTGCTCGCCGTCAACGATCGCGCCGACATCGCCGTTGCCGCCGACGCCGACGTCCTGCACGTCGGCCAGGACGACCTGCCGGCGGCGACGGCACGCCGTCTCATCGGCGAGGACGTGGTCCTCGGCCTGTCCACCCATGACGACGCCCAGGTCGCGGCCGCGGCGGCCGACCCGTTGATCGACTATTTCTGCGTGGGGCCGTGCTGGTCGACGCCAACCAAACCGGGCCGCCCCGGCACCGGGTTGGATCTCGTCCGCCATGCCGCGTCGTTGACCACCGACCACCCGTGGTTCGCCATCGGCGGTATCGATCTGGCCCGCGCACCCGAGGCGGTGGCGGCCGGGGCGCGCCGCATTGTGGTCGTCCGGGCGATCACTGGCGCCGACGATCCCCGCGCGGCCGCGGCGGCCCTGCGTGCGGTCACCCTTACCGCGGGTGGTCAGAGTTCGGTGTAG
- the thiO gene encoding glycine oxidase ThiO: MTTTRSGPTLAVIGGGVIGGICALAAADAGWRVHVYDDGPTTRASEVAGGMLGTLGEGHPGEDDLFALSVESTALWPSWIERLGDAGIATAADSLFVATTAADGEYLRQMAQFVWAQQIPQDRLTPMRAAQIRAVEPALSTRVNSGFLASGEGALDNRRLLAALHAAHGEAGVHWHRMRIDDVADVRADQVLVAAGMGTPALLPDISLVPAKGEILRLHRNRYSVGVPQRVIRARVEGHNVYLVPRADGVVVGATQYEPFADDDRAPQAGGVADLLADATEIMPGLRTYDLAEAGAGIRPCSADALPIIERVDDRTLVAAGHGRNGIVLAPVTAARVVALLGA; the protein is encoded by the coding sequence GTGACAACGACCCGATCCGGCCCCACCCTCGCAGTCATCGGCGGCGGTGTGATCGGGGGGATCTGCGCCCTCGCGGCGGCCGACGCCGGGTGGCGCGTCCACGTCTACGACGACGGGCCGACCACCCGAGCGTCGGAGGTGGCCGGTGGGATGCTCGGCACCCTGGGCGAAGGGCACCCGGGAGAAGATGACCTCTTCGCGCTCTCGGTCGAGTCGACCGCCCTGTGGCCGTCGTGGATCGAGCGGCTCGGCGACGCCGGGATCGCGACGGCGGCCGACTCGCTGTTCGTCGCGACGACCGCGGCCGACGGCGAGTACCTGCGGCAGATGGCCCAATTCGTCTGGGCGCAACAGATCCCGCAGGACCGGCTGACACCGATGCGCGCGGCCCAGATCCGCGCGGTCGAACCGGCGTTGAGCACTCGGGTCAACAGCGGCTTCCTCGCCAGCGGGGAAGGCGCATTGGACAACCGGCGCCTGCTGGCGGCCCTGCACGCAGCCCACGGCGAGGCCGGGGTGCACTGGCATCGGATGCGGATCGACGACGTCGCCGACGTGCGGGCCGACCAGGTGTTGGTCGCCGCCGGGATGGGCACGCCCGCCCTGCTGCCCGACATCTCCCTGGTCCCGGCGAAAGGGGAGATCCTGCGCCTGCACCGCAACCGCTATTCGGTCGGGGTGCCCCAACGGGTGATCCGTGCCCGGGTCGAGGGCCACAACGTCTACCTCGTGCCGCGCGCAGACGGAGTGGTCGTCGGGGCCACCCAATACGAGCCTTTCGCCGACGACGATCGCGCACCTCAGGCCGGTGGGGTCGCCGACCTGCTGGCCGACGCGACGGAGATCATGCCCGGCCTGCGCACCTACGACCTCGCCGAGGCGGGGGCGGGGATCCGGCCGTGCTCGGCCGACGCGCTGCCGATCATCGAGCGGGTCGACGACCGCACCCTGGTGGCCGCCGGGCACGGACGCAACGGCATCGTCCTGGCGCCGGTCACCGCGGCGCGCGTCGTCGCCCTGCTGGGTGCCTGA
- the thiS gene encoding sulfur carrier protein ThiS, with protein MAVTVNGDSRDLPAGTTVAGLVTELGLPDRGIAVAVDGFVVPCGSWATTALTDEDRVEIVTAVQGG; from the coding sequence ATCGCAGTCACCGTCAACGGCGATTCGCGCGACCTCCCCGCGGGGACGACGGTCGCCGGACTCGTCACCGAACTGGGTCTGCCCGACCGTGGGATCGCGGTGGCCGTCGACGGCTTCGTGGTCCCGTGCGGCAGCTGGGCGACCACCGCCCTCACCGATGAGGACCGCGTCGAGATCGTCACGGCGGTCCAGGGTGGCTGA
- a CDS encoding thiazole synthase, whose translation MADSGDLLRIGDAEFSSRLIMGTGGATNLASLERALVASGTELTTVAMRRVSADVGTGVIDLLRRLDIAVLPNTAGCHTTAEAVLTAQLAREAVQTDLVKLEIVADEKTLLPDPIETLDAAQALVAEGFTVLAYTNDDPVLALRLQDAGVAAVMPLGSPIGTGLGIRNPHNIELIVARATVPVVLDAGIGTASDAALAMELGCDAVLLATAVTRADDPAAMATAMRHAVVAGYLARRAGRIPRRFWAQASSPAKD comes from the coding sequence GTGGCTGATTCGGGGGACCTGCTCCGCATCGGCGACGCGGAGTTCTCCTCCCGCCTGATCATGGGCACCGGCGGGGCGACGAACCTCGCCTCCCTCGAACGCGCCCTCGTCGCGAGCGGCACCGAGCTGACCACCGTGGCGATGCGCCGCGTCAGCGCCGACGTTGGTACCGGTGTCATCGACCTGCTCCGGCGGCTCGACATCGCCGTCCTGCCCAACACCGCCGGATGCCACACCACCGCCGAGGCGGTACTCACCGCCCAACTCGCCCGCGAGGCCGTGCAGACCGACCTGGTGAAGCTGGAGATCGTCGCCGACGAGAAGACCCTGCTGCCCGATCCGATCGAGACCCTCGACGCGGCGCAGGCGCTGGTGGCCGAGGGGTTCACCGTCCTCGCCTACACGAACGACGACCCGGTCTTGGCCTTGCGGCTGCAGGACGCCGGGGTGGCCGCGGTGATGCCGCTCGGTTCCCCGATCGGCACCGGCCTGGGCATCCGCAACCCGCACAACATCGAACTGATCGTCGCCCGGGCCACCGTCCCGGTGGTCCTCGATGCGGGGATCGGAACCGCCTCTGACGCGGCCCTGGCCATGGAGCTCGGCTGCGATGCCGTCCTCCTCGCCACCGCCGTCACCCGCGCCGACGATCCGGCCGCCATGGCGACCGCCATGCGCCACGCCGTCGTCGCCGGCTACCTCGCACGGCGCGCCGGGCGCATCCCGCGCCGGTTCTGGGCGCAGGCCTCCTCCCCGGCCAAGGACTGA
- a CDS encoding MFS transporter: MVPAQSAELSPPTPQTIRKAIAASAIGNATEWFDYGVYAATTTYLTQAFFPGSWGTIGTMLGFAVSFVLRPLGGFVWGPIGDRVGRKHVLALTIVLISVATALIGILPTHAMVGIWAPVALISLRVIQGFSTGGEYGGAATFMAEYAPDAKRGRFGSFLEVGTMAGFSGGTAIVLVLNLLLSDDQMASWGWRLPFLLALPLGLVGLYLRSRLDESPVFAEVDEKTDQTNVSLWASLRRVIVQYWRPILIMFGMVVALNVCNYTLLAYQPDYLKNTIGLSEDDGSRVVLIGQVLMMLAIPFFGALSDRTGRKPMWWISLIGLFVFALPMYWLMAQGFWWAVLGFVVLGLLYIPQLATISATFPAMFPTQVRYAGFAISYNMSTAVFGGTAPLVNEAVVDRTGWHLFPAAYMMGACVVGMIALVFLRETAGRSIRGTQTPGG, translated from the coding sequence GTGGTACCCGCGCAATCCGCCGAACTGAGCCCACCGACACCGCAGACCATCCGTAAGGCAATCGCGGCGTCGGCGATCGGCAATGCCACCGAATGGTTCGACTACGGCGTGTACGCCGCCACGACCACCTATCTCACCCAGGCCTTCTTCCCGGGCAGCTGGGGGACGATCGGCACGATGCTCGGCTTCGCCGTCTCCTTCGTCCTGCGACCGCTCGGCGGATTCGTGTGGGGACCGATCGGCGACCGCGTCGGCCGCAAACACGTGCTGGCTCTGACCATCGTGTTGATCTCGGTGGCCACCGCGTTGATCGGCATCCTGCCCACGCACGCGATGGTGGGGATCTGGGCGCCGGTCGCCCTGATCTCGCTGCGCGTCATCCAGGGATTCTCCACCGGCGGCGAATACGGCGGCGCCGCGACCTTCATGGCGGAATACGCCCCCGACGCCAAGCGCGGCCGCTTCGGCAGCTTCCTCGAAGTGGGCACGATGGCCGGATTCTCCGGTGGCACCGCCATTGTGTTGGTCCTCAACCTTCTGCTCTCCGACGATCAGATGGCTTCCTGGGGATGGCGGCTGCCCTTCCTGTTGGCGTTGCCGCTCGGTCTCGTCGGGCTTTATCTGCGCTCCCGGCTCGACGAGTCGCCGGTGTTCGCCGAGGTCGACGAGAAGACCGACCAGACCAACGTCTCCCTGTGGGCCTCGCTGCGGCGGGTGATCGTGCAGTACTGGCGGCCCATCCTGATCATGTTCGGGATGGTGGTCGCGCTCAACGTCTGCAACTACACCCTGCTCGCCTACCAACCGGACTATCTGAAGAACACCATCGGCCTGTCCGAGGACGACGGCTCACGGGTGGTCCTCATCGGGCAGGTCCTGATGATGCTCGCCATCCCGTTCTTCGGCGCCCTCTCCGACCGGACCGGCCGCAAACCCATGTGGTGGATCTCGCTCATCGGCCTGTTCGTCTTCGCCCTGCCCATGTATTGGCTGATGGCCCAAGGCTTTTGGTGGGCGGTACTGGGATTCGTCGTCCTCGGTCTGCTCTACATCCCGCAGTTGGCCACGATCTCGGCGACCTTCCCCGCGATGTTCCCCACCCAGGTCCGCTACGCCGGCTTCGCCATCTCCTACAACATGTCGACCGCCGTCTTCGGCGGAACGGCGCCGCTGGTCAACGAGGCCGTCGTCGACCGCACCGGCTGGCACCTGTTCCCGGCCGCCTACATGATGGGGGCCTGCGTCGTCGGCATGATCGCACTGGTGTTCCTGCGCGAGACGGCGGGCCGGTCGATCCGCGGGACACAAACGCCGGGCGGCTAG
- the thiD gene encoding bifunctional hydroxymethylpyrimidine kinase/phosphomethylpyrimidine kinase produces the protein MTETPALLPTAPDGATPVRVLTIAGSDSGGGAGIQADMRSFALMGVHACVAVTAVTVQNSTGVSGYQAIDPPIVADQIRAVVTDIGIGAAKTGMLASSAIINAVVSTCADLGIGGDGDIPLVVDPVCASMHGDPLLAADALDDLRAALIPRATIVTPNLDEVRLITGIDVVDEKTQRAAARALLDLGARWALVKGGHLRSSDRSPDLLLGAGGSGETELEIDHERIDTGHDHGAGDTLAAALTAALAHGYSVPDALRFAKGWVTRCLIAAYPLGAGHGPVNPLWRVAGDFPPTR, from the coding sequence GTGACCGAGACCCCCGCCCTGCTCCCCACCGCACCCGACGGCGCCACCCCGGTGCGGGTGCTCACCATCGCCGGGTCCGACTCCGGCGGCGGTGCCGGCATCCAGGCCGACATGCGCAGTTTTGCCCTGATGGGCGTCCATGCGTGCGTCGCGGTCACCGCGGTGACGGTGCAGAATTCGACGGGGGTCTCGGGCTATCAGGCGATCGATCCGCCGATCGTCGCCGACCAGATTCGTGCCGTGGTCACCGACATCGGGATCGGCGCCGCGAAGACCGGGATGCTCGCCTCCTCGGCCATCATCAACGCGGTGGTGTCGACCTGCGCCGACCTGGGGATCGGCGGCGACGGGGACATCCCGCTCGTCGTCGACCCGGTGTGCGCGTCGATGCACGGCGATCCGCTGCTGGCCGCCGACGCCCTCGACGACCTGCGGGCCGCACTCATCCCCCGCGCCACGATCGTCACGCCGAACCTCGACGAGGTGCGGCTGATCACCGGTATCGACGTCGTCGACGAGAAGACCCAGCGCGCCGCCGCCCGCGCCCTGCTCGATCTCGGTGCCCGGTGGGCCCTGGTCAAGGGCGGGCACCTGCGGTCGAGCGACCGGAGCCCCGACCTCCTGCTCGGCGCGGGCGGATCGGGCGAGACCGAGCTCGAGATCGACCACGAACGGATCGACACCGGCCACGACCACGGCGCCGGCGACACCCTCGCCGCAGCGCTCACCGCGGCCCTAGCGCACGGGTACTCGGTGCCCGACGCCCTGCGCTTCGCGAAGGGCTGGGTGACGCGGTGTCTCATCGCGGCGTATCCACTCGGCGCGGGGCACGGGCCGGTGAACCCCCTGTGGCGGGTCGCCGGCGATTTCCCTCCGACGCGGTAG
- the thiC gene encoding phosphomethylpyrimidine synthase ThiC, translating into MSTRVPESATVTTGPIEGSTKHYLTVDGLRIPQRRVHLTNGDHLDLYDTSGPYTDDSATIDVEAGLAKTRDAWDRPAPIDGAATQLAWARAGIITDEMRFIAAREGVDAEFVRSEVARGRAVIPANHCHPELEPTIIGKKFLVKINANIGNSAVSSSIAEEVEKMVWATRWGADTIMDLSTGKDIHQTRAWIMRNSPVPVGTVPIYQALEKVNGDPAKLTWEVYRDTVIEQAEQGVDYMTVHAGVLLRYVPLTAKRVTGIVSRGGSIMAAWCLAHHEESFLYTHYDELCEIFARYDITFSLGDGLRPGSIADANDEAQFAELRTLGELTAIAQRHGVQVMIEGPGHVPMHKIAENVALEEELCNEAPFYTLGPLATDIAPAYDHITSAIGAAMIAQAGTAMLCYVTPKEHLGLPNRDDVKTGVITYKIAAHSADLAKGHPRAQERDDALSKARFEFRWTDQFNLALDPDTAREFHDETMPAEPAKTAHFCSMCGPKFCSMRISADVRAYAAENGLETAEDIEATLAAEMAAKSAEFAERGGQVYLPISEKV; encoded by the coding sequence ATGAGCACACGTGTGCCCGAATCAGCCACTGTCACCACCGGCCCCATCGAGGGCAGCACCAAGCATTATCTGACCGTCGACGGCCTGCGCATCCCGCAGCGCCGGGTGCACCTCACCAACGGCGACCACCTCGACCTGTACGACACTTCCGGGCCGTACACCGACGACTCCGCGACCATCGACGTGGAGGCCGGGCTCGCCAAGACCCGCGACGCCTGGGACCGGCCGGCCCCCATCGACGGGGCCGCCACCCAGCTCGCCTGGGCCCGGGCCGGGATCATCACCGACGAGATGCGGTTCATCGCCGCCCGCGAGGGCGTCGACGCCGAATTCGTCCGCAGCGAGGTGGCCCGCGGCCGCGCGGTCATCCCGGCCAACCACTGCCACCCCGAGCTCGAACCGACCATCATCGGCAAGAAGTTCCTGGTGAAGATCAATGCCAACATCGGCAACTCGGCGGTGTCCAGTTCGATCGCCGAAGAGGTGGAGAAGATGGTTTGGGCGACCCGGTGGGGCGCCGACACCATCATGGATCTGTCCACCGGCAAGGACATCCACCAGACCCGCGCATGGATCATGCGCAACTCGCCGGTGCCGGTGGGCACCGTGCCGATCTACCAGGCGCTGGAGAAGGTCAACGGCGATCCGGCCAAGCTCACCTGGGAGGTCTACCGCGACACGGTGATCGAGCAGGCGGAACAGGGCGTGGACTACATGACGGTGCACGCCGGCGTGCTGCTGCGGTATGTGCCGCTGACCGCCAAGCGGGTCACCGGCATCGTCTCGCGCGGCGGGTCGATCATGGCCGCGTGGTGTCTGGCCCACCACGAGGAGTCCTTCCTCTACACCCACTACGACGAGTTGTGCGAGATCTTCGCGCGCTACGACATCACGTTCTCCCTGGGCGACGGTCTGCGGCCGGGTTCGATCGCCGACGCCAACGACGAGGCACAGTTCGCCGAATTGCGCACCCTCGGCGAACTGACCGCCATCGCCCAGCGCCACGGGGTCCAGGTCATGATCGAGGGCCCGGGCCACGTCCCGATGCACAAGATCGCGGAGAACGTCGCGCTGGAGGAAGAGCTTTGCAACGAGGCGCCGTTCTACACGCTCGGACCGCTGGCCACCGACATCGCGCCCGCCTACGACCACATCACCTCCGCCATCGGCGCGGCGATGATCGCCCAGGCCGGTACCGCGATGCTCTGTTACGTCACCCCCAAGGAGCACCTGGGTCTGCCCAACCGCGACGACGTGAAGACCGGCGTCATCACCTACAAGATCGCCGCCCATTCCGCCGACCTCGCCAAGGGACACCCGCGCGCCCAGGAGCGCGACGACGCGTTGAGCAAGGCCCGCTTCGAGTTCCGCTGGACCGACCAGTTCAACCTGGCGCTCGACCCGGACACCGCTCGCGAGTTCCACGACGAGACGATGCCGGCCGAGCCGGCCAAGACGGCCCACTTCTGTTCGATGTGCGGACCCAAGTTCTGCTCGATGCGCATCTCCGCCGACGTGCGCGCCTACGCCGCGGAGAACGGCTTGGAGACCGCCGAGGACATCGAGGCGACCCTGGCCGCCGAGATGGCCGCCAAATCCGCCGAGTTCGCCGAGCGCGGCGGCCAGGTGTACCTGCCCATCTCCGAGAAGGTGTGA
- a CDS encoding GNAT family N-acetyltransferase, giving the protein MPFRKKAPQQAEKILQQISQVQHNPDRERFELWVAGDLVGVLGYHAEHEADGDVVTILHTVLYDEYTGHGLATRLTGSAVDYVQETGARLRPVCTFTRHYLESHPSHVRLAAV; this is encoded by the coding sequence ATGCCTTTTCGGAAGAAGGCGCCTCAGCAGGCCGAGAAGATCCTGCAGCAGATCAGCCAGGTCCAACACAATCCGGACCGCGAGCGGTTCGAGCTGTGGGTGGCCGGCGACCTGGTCGGCGTCCTCGGCTACCACGCCGAGCACGAGGCGGACGGCGACGTGGTCACGATCCTGCACACCGTCCTCTATGACGAGTACACCGGACACGGCCTCGCGACACGGCTGACCGGCAGTGCCGTCGACTACGTGCAAGAGACGGGTGCCCGGCTGCGCCCGGTCTGCACCTTCACGCGCCACTACTTGGAAAGTCATCCGAGTCATGTGCGCTTGGCCGCGGTTTAG